A window of the Pseudomonas furukawaii genome harbors these coding sequences:
- a CDS encoding SEL1-like repeat protein, translated as MRPLLLLTCLLIAACDPGSAVTSPKKEFTVDPLTQIRANLAFTCKHEEYPTPTADSDLLFKYARWLQKNNQLKEDPSVEGQVERLYRIAAEHGHAKANINLQNGSMQGTFRLRSAEHVRLTEALIEAKVATGYTIIALSLQQGALGLAEDKEMAQRYYRKAADMGSATAQAYVADKLAPIRIAPDIARQMRRCAAEQGHGDAATDLGVDLAGDGHYQEALTVFQLGVAAGDESSAGRLWKAFEGPPPTDTLYYLNQEKDLERAERYKAIWSILADYSYASPKVPEINEIVPLPPAELPPWDGKLQWLEERKANIPPPKPSEALIHQLARDKHLDPATGRPTPESPHFVYLDSPPICVSGEPCPRAGYWEAMDVNFFWITVKDKARRRFREGEILPTLTLERRMARLWPLPPKVTEGPERVRWRMLGEA; from the coding sequence GATCCGTGCCAACCTGGCCTTTACCTGCAAGCACGAGGAATACCCCACCCCTACGGCGGACAGCGACCTGCTGTTCAAGTACGCCCGCTGGTTGCAGAAGAACAACCAGCTCAAGGAAGACCCCAGCGTGGAGGGGCAAGTGGAACGGCTCTACCGCATCGCCGCCGAGCACGGCCATGCCAAGGCCAATATCAACCTGCAGAACGGCTCCATGCAGGGCACCTTCAGGTTGCGCAGCGCCGAACATGTGCGGCTGACCGAAGCGCTGATCGAGGCCAAGGTCGCGACGGGCTACACCATCATTGCCCTCTCGCTGCAACAGGGCGCGCTGGGGCTGGCAGAGGACAAGGAAATGGCGCAGCGCTATTACCGCAAGGCGGCCGATATGGGCAGCGCCACGGCCCAGGCTTATGTTGCCGACAAGTTGGCGCCTATCAGAATCGCCCCGGATATTGCCCGGCAGATGCGACGCTGTGCAGCGGAACAAGGGCATGGCGATGCGGCGACGGACCTCGGCGTAGATTTAGCTGGGGATGGTCACTATCAAGAGGCCCTTACGGTCTTTCAGCTAGGAGTTGCTGCAGGTGATGAAAGCTCAGCAGGGCGCTTGTGGAAAGCGTTTGAGGGGCCACCTCCGACGGACACACTCTACTACCTGAACCAAGAAAAAGACCTCGAACGCGCTGAACGCTACAAAGCAATCTGGAGCATCCTTGCGGACTACTCCTACGCCTCGCCCAAAGTCCCCGAGATCAATGAAATCGTCCCGCTGCCTCCCGCCGAGCTGCCGCCCTGGGACGGCAAGCTCCAGTGGCTGGAGGAACGCAAGGCCAATATCCCGCCGCCCAAGCCCAGCGAGGCGCTGATCCACCAACTGGCCAGGGACAAACACCTCGATCCCGCCACCGGCCGCCCAACGCCTGAGTCCCCCCACTTCGTTTACCTGGATTCGCCGCCCATCTGCGTCAGCGGCGAGCCCTGCCCACGTGCCGGCTACTGGGAAGCGATGGATGTGAACTTCTTCTGGATCACCGTGAAGGACAAGGCCCGCCGCCGCTTCCGGGAGGGCGAGATCCTGCCGACACTGACGCTGGAGCGACGCATGGCCCGCCTCTGGCCACTGCCACCAAAAGTCACCGAGGGCCCGGAGCGGGTCAGGTGGAGGATGCTCGGTGAAGCCTAG